A single region of the Pontibacter kalidii genome encodes:
- a CDS encoding 3-hydroxyacyl-CoA dehydrogenase/enoyl-CoA hydratase family protein — MKRIIKKVAVLGSGVMGSRIACHFANIGVQVLLLDIVPKELTADEEKKGLTLESKQVRNRIVNSSLEAAIKSNPSPLYRKSDAGLIQTGNFEDNMKDIATADWTIEVVVENLKIKKLVYDQVEQHRKPGTLISSNTSGIPIHMMLEGRSDDFRKHFCGTHFFNPPRYLKLLEIIPTPETDQGVVDFLMHYGDLYLGKTTVLAKDTPAFIANRVGIYAIMQGLQVMNKLGLNVDEVDKISGPIIGRPKSATFRTLDVVGLDTLANVANGLYQTGEKDESRELFKLPDYLQKMVENKWLGDKTGQGFYKKTKDAKGKTEILTLDLNTMEYGPKQKAKFQSLEMLKPIEDLKKRVKTFSGQDDKAAQFFNESLYGLFQYVSNRIPEISDELYRIDDAMRAGFGWELGPFEYWDAIGAREGVQRMIEAGYEPARWVEEMLEHGKESFYIVENGQRRYYDIQSKEYKAIPGAENFIILNNLRENKVVWKNTGATILDLGDGILNVEFHTKMNTMGGDVIQALNKGIELAEKDFRGMVVGNQGANFSAGANVGLIYMYALDQDYDELNMIIRQFQNTMMRMRYSAIPVVGAPHGLTLGGGCELNLHVDHIQAAAETYMGLVEFGVGLIPGGGGTKEMTLRAADMYADGDIELNDLKNVFLNIGMAKVSTSAKEAVDLGFMRASDGITINSNRLIADAKAQAILLAEAGYTKPVQRTDIKVQGRSALGMFLTGANAMFTGRYMSEHDLKISQKLAYVMCGGDLSAPTEVSEQYLLDLEREAFLSLTGERKTLERIQSILTTGKPLRN; from the coding sequence ATGAAAAGAATAATCAAAAAGGTAGCCGTGCTTGGCTCCGGGGTGATGGGCTCGCGCATAGCCTGCCATTTTGCCAACATCGGGGTGCAGGTGCTGCTGCTCGACATCGTACCGAAAGAACTGACGGCGGACGAGGAGAAAAAAGGCCTGACGCTGGAAAGCAAGCAAGTGCGTAACCGCATCGTGAACAGCTCACTGGAGGCGGCCATCAAGTCTAACCCGTCGCCGCTGTACCGCAAGTCGGACGCCGGCCTGATCCAGACCGGCAACTTTGAAGACAACATGAAGGACATCGCCACCGCCGACTGGACCATTGAAGTGGTGGTGGAGAACCTGAAGATAAAGAAACTGGTGTACGACCAGGTGGAGCAGCACCGCAAGCCGGGCACGCTGATCTCCTCTAACACCTCGGGCATTCCGATCCATATGATGCTGGAGGGGCGCTCCGACGATTTCAGAAAGCACTTCTGCGGCACGCACTTCTTTAACCCGCCGCGCTACCTGAAGCTCCTCGAGATCATCCCGACGCCGGAGACAGACCAGGGCGTGGTGGACTTCCTGATGCACTACGGCGATCTGTACTTAGGTAAAACTACGGTACTGGCTAAAGACACGCCGGCCTTCATCGCGAACCGGGTGGGCATCTACGCCATTATGCAGGGTTTGCAGGTGATGAATAAGCTGGGGCTAAACGTGGATGAGGTAGACAAGATTTCCGGCCCGATCATCGGTCGTCCGAAGTCGGCTACCTTCCGAACGCTGGATGTGGTAGGTCTGGATACGCTGGCAAACGTAGCGAATGGCTTGTACCAAACCGGCGAGAAGGACGAATCCAGGGAGCTGTTCAAGCTGCCGGACTACCTGCAGAAAATGGTGGAGAACAAGTGGCTGGGCGATAAGACTGGTCAGGGCTTCTATAAGAAAACAAAAGACGCCAAGGGCAAAACAGAGATCCTGACGCTGGACCTGAACACCATGGAGTATGGTCCGAAGCAAAAGGCCAAATTCCAGAGCCTGGAAATGCTGAAGCCGATCGAAGACCTGAAGAAGCGCGTGAAAACTTTCTCCGGCCAGGATGATAAAGCGGCGCAATTTTTCAACGAGTCCCTTTACGGCTTATTCCAGTATGTAAGCAACCGCATCCCTGAGATCTCTGATGAACTGTACAGGATAGACGACGCCATGCGCGCCGGCTTCGGATGGGAGCTTGGTCCGTTCGAGTACTGGGATGCCATTGGTGCCCGCGAAGGCGTGCAGCGCATGATCGAAGCTGGATATGAGCCTGCCCGTTGGGTAGAGGAGATGCTGGAGCACGGCAAGGAGTCTTTCTACATCGTGGAGAATGGCCAGCGCCGCTACTACGACATCCAAAGCAAAGAATATAAAGCCATACCGGGTGCGGAAAACTTCATCATCCTTAATAACCTGCGCGAAAACAAGGTTGTCTGGAAAAACACCGGTGCCACTATACTCGACCTGGGCGACGGCATCCTGAATGTGGAGTTCCACACTAAGATGAACACCATGGGCGGCGATGTGATTCAGGCCCTGAACAAAGGGATAGAGCTGGCCGAGAAAGATTTCCGTGGTATGGTAGTTGGTAACCAGGGCGCTAACTTCTCTGCTGGTGCCAACGTCGGGCTCATCTACATGTATGCCCTGGACCAGGACTACGATGAGCTGAACATGATCATCCGCCAGTTCCAGAACACCATGATGCGCATGCGCTATTCGGCTATACCAGTGGTGGGTGCGCCGCATGGCTTGACGCTGGGTGGCGGCTGTGAGCTAAACCTGCATGTTGACCACATTCAGGCCGCCGCTGAGACCTATATGGGCTTGGTGGAGTTCGGTGTTGGCCTGATACCAGGTGGTGGCGGCACCAAGGAAATGACGCTTCGTGCGGCCGATATGTATGCCGACGGCGATATCGAGCTGAACGACCTGAAGAACGTGTTCCTGAATATCGGCATGGCCAAGGTTTCTACTTCGGCGAAAGAGGCGGTGGACCTGGGCTTTATGCGTGCAAGCGATGGCATCACCATAAACAGCAACCGCCTGATTGCCGACGCCAAGGCGCAGGCTATACTTCTGGCGGAAGCGGGTTACACGAAGCCGGTACAGCGCACAGATATCAAAGTGCAGGGCCGCAGCGCACTAGGTATGTTCCTGACAGGGGCCAATGCCATGTTTACCGGCCGCTACATGTCGGAACATGACCTGAAGATCTCTCAGAAGCTGGCTTACGTGATGTGCGGTGGCGACTTGTCTGCCCCAACCGAAGTGAGCGAGCAGTACCTGCTGGACCTGGAGCGCGAGGCCTTCCTGTCGCTGACAGGTGAGCGCAAAACGCTGGAACGCATCCAGAGCATCCTGACCACAGGCAAGCCGCTGAGAAATTAA
- a CDS encoding MarR family winged helix-turn-helix transcriptional regulator, with amino-acid sequence MKPEETVDYNFKVCWHAISRMYNTEATKADITTSIGFVLLNIDQEQGTPATKIAPLLGLEARSLTRILKSMEEKQLIYKVSDPSDKRLVRIFLTEKGLEKKEVSRQTVKQFNHKVREQIPDEELETFFKVCSRIQGMIENKEIF; translated from the coding sequence ATGAAGCCGGAAGAAACAGTAGACTATAACTTTAAAGTATGTTGGCATGCCATCTCGCGTATGTATAATACAGAGGCGACCAAGGCAGATATCACCACGTCCATTGGCTTTGTGCTGCTCAACATAGACCAGGAGCAAGGCACGCCCGCCACTAAAATCGCTCCCTTGCTTGGGCTGGAGGCCCGCAGCCTTACCCGTATCCTGAAAAGTATGGAGGAGAAGCAACTGATCTACAAAGTATCCGATCCGAGCGATAAGCGCCTGGTGCGCATCTTTCTTACAGAGAAAGGGCTGGAGAAGAAGGAGGTTTCTCGCCAAACGGTAAAGCAGTTTAACCATAAGGTGCGCGAACAGATTCCGGACGAAGAGCTGGAAACGTTCTTTAAAGTATGCAGCCGCATCCAGGGCATGATCGAGAATAAGGAAATCTTTTAA
- a CDS encoding AMP-dependent synthetase/ligase — MNLTRTFDLLPHQMQQFPKPDCLAAKVNGVWQKYTTSDVQEYADQVSLGLLKLGVQKEDKVAIISFNRPEWVLVDFGIQQLGAISVPMYPTITEEDYRYIFNDAEVKVVFVADATLYNKVVAATEGMEGIKEIYTFDDIHGAKSWKEVLALGEGEDKEQLEPLKAAVTPDDILTIIYTSGTTGNPKGVMLTHDNLMSNVQGTVPYVPVDHNHRALSFLPLCHVFERMLLYLYFRIGVSIYYAESIEKVADNLKEVKPHLFTTVPRLLEKVYDKIVATGMELTGVKRKLFFWALELGLKYDPQVDHGWWYNKQLDLANKIIFSKWREALGGNVRVIVSGGAALQPRLARVFWSANIRVMEGYGLTETSPVISVNRYEPENNMIGTVGMAIDGVEIKIAEDGEILTRGPHVMKGYYKKPDLTAEVIDNEGWFHTGDIGEMIQGKYLKITDRKKEMFKTSGGKYVAPQPIENKLKESVVIEQVMIVGDGRKYAAALIVPSFLGLQDWANHKGIKYTSDAEMIKHPDVIEKFKREIDKANEGLAQYETVKKFALIPNMWTVESGELTPTLKVKRKNIMANYRDVIEGMY, encoded by the coding sequence ATGAACCTAACCCGGACCTTCGACCTTCTGCCACACCAGATGCAGCAATTCCCTAAGCCCGACTGTTTGGCGGCTAAGGTGAACGGCGTCTGGCAAAAGTATACCACCAGCGATGTGCAGGAATATGCTGACCAGGTGAGCCTGGGCCTGCTTAAGCTGGGTGTACAGAAAGAGGATAAAGTGGCCATCATCTCGTTCAACCGCCCGGAGTGGGTGCTGGTAGACTTTGGTATTCAGCAACTTGGCGCCATCAGTGTGCCCATGTACCCTACCATTACGGAAGAAGACTACCGCTATATTTTTAATGATGCCGAGGTAAAAGTGGTTTTTGTGGCCGATGCTACGCTTTACAACAAAGTAGTGGCTGCCACCGAGGGCATGGAGGGCATTAAGGAGATTTATACGTTTGATGATATACACGGTGCCAAAAGCTGGAAAGAGGTGCTGGCCCTGGGAGAGGGGGAGGATAAAGAGCAGCTGGAGCCGCTAAAGGCCGCCGTAACACCAGACGATATCCTGACCATCATCTATACTTCCGGCACCACCGGTAACCCGAAGGGGGTGATGCTGACCCATGATAACCTGATGAGCAACGTGCAGGGCACTGTGCCTTACGTGCCGGTAGACCATAACCACCGCGCGCTGAGCTTCCTGCCGCTCTGCCACGTGTTTGAGCGCATGCTGCTGTACCTGTACTTCCGCATCGGTGTTTCGATTTACTATGCCGAAAGTATAGAGAAAGTGGCCGATAACCTGAAGGAGGTGAAGCCGCACCTGTTCACCACAGTGCCGCGCCTGCTGGAGAAAGTATATGATAAGATCGTGGCCACCGGCATGGAACTGACCGGCGTGAAGCGCAAGCTGTTTTTCTGGGCGCTGGAGCTGGGCCTGAAGTATGACCCGCAGGTAGATCACGGCTGGTGGTACAACAAGCAGCTGGACCTGGCCAACAAGATCATCTTCAGCAAGTGGCGTGAGGCATTGGGCGGGAACGTCAGGGTGATCGTTTCGGGTGGCGCCGCTTTGCAGCCACGCCTGGCGCGCGTGTTCTGGTCGGCTAACATCCGGGTGATGGAGGGCTACGGCCTTACCGAAACATCACCGGTGATCTCGGTAAACCGCTACGAGCCGGAGAACAACATGATCGGCACGGTGGGTATGGCCATCGATGGCGTGGAGATAAAGATTGCCGAAGACGGCGAGATACTGACCCGCGGCCCGCATGTGATGAAGGGCTACTACAAAAAGCCGGACCTGACGGCCGAGGTGATCGACAACGAGGGCTGGTTCCATACCGGCGATATCGGCGAGATGATACAGGGCAAGTATCTCAAGATCACAGACCGTAAGAAAGAGATGTTCAAGACATCCGGCGGGAAGTATGTGGCGCCACAACCTATCGAAAACAAGCTGAAGGAGTCGGTGGTGATAGAGCAGGTGATGATCGTGGGCGACGGCCGCAAGTATGCCGCTGCGCTTATCGTTCCGTCGTTCCTGGGCCTGCAGGACTGGGCCAATCACAAAGGCATCAAGTATACCTCGGATGCGGAGATGATCAAGCACCCGGACGTGATCGAGAAGTTTAAGCGCGAGATCGACAAAGCCAACGAAGGGCTGGCGCAGTACGAAACGGTGAAGAAGTTCGCCCTTATCCCGAATATGTGGACCGTGGAAAGCGGTGAACTGACGCCAACCCTGAAGGTGAAGCGCAAGAACATCATGGCCAATTACCGCGATGTGATCGAGGGTATGTACTAA
- a CDS encoding formimidoylglutamase: MNLSIFFEPLSEDVFATLNKPRTLGSYISRFVSKFPDWRAADIAILGVNETRGRHSQEATEEEQVAAQAPARLVRRKLYGLNKGTGRCQIVDLGNLRPGITLEDTYLRLKEIVEVLISHNTIPVIIGGSHDLEYGQYMGYEHLERVVNMVTVDSSVDMTEDAAAAPNKKQLRQILMHEPNYLFSLSQIGYQSYFVEPEVMATFEKMHFEAYRVGEVHRNVQEMEPVVRVADLLTFDVSAIRHQDAPASEPANPFGLTGEEACQLCWYAGLNDNLTSLGIYEYNPALDDRELTAMTVATMIWYFIEGFYHRKNETDFNSRHFTKYAVAFAADNPDRMIFYKSRSSEKWWLEVEPMSPDKGSRIVPCSYEDYLQATKGEVPNRWIMTQARIG; this comes from the coding sequence ATGAACCTGTCGATTTTTTTTGAGCCGCTGAGCGAGGATGTCTTCGCCACCCTGAACAAGCCACGCACGCTTGGCTCCTACATAAGCCGCTTCGTAAGCAAGTTCCCCGATTGGCGCGCTGCCGACATCGCCATACTTGGCGTGAACGAAACACGCGGCCGCCACAGCCAGGAAGCCACAGAAGAAGAGCAAGTCGCCGCCCAGGCCCCTGCCCGCCTCGTGCGCAGAAAGCTGTATGGCCTGAACAAGGGCACCGGCCGCTGCCAGATCGTGGACCTGGGCAACCTGCGCCCCGGCATTACGCTGGAGGATACGTACCTGCGCCTGAAGGAGATCGTGGAGGTACTCATTTCGCACAACACCATCCCGGTGATCATCGGCGGCTCCCACGACCTGGAGTATGGCCAGTACATGGGCTATGAGCACCTGGAGCGCGTGGTGAACATGGTGACCGTAGACAGCAGCGTGGACATGACCGAGGATGCCGCGGCCGCGCCCAACAAGAAGCAGCTGCGCCAGATACTCATGCACGAACCCAACTACCTCTTCAGCCTGAGCCAAATCGGGTACCAATCATACTTTGTGGAGCCAGAGGTGATGGCCACGTTTGAGAAAATGCATTTTGAGGCCTACCGCGTGGGCGAGGTGCACCGCAACGTGCAGGAGATGGAGCCGGTGGTACGTGTGGCGGATTTGCTGACTTTTGACGTTTCGGCTATACGCCACCAGGATGCGCCGGCCTCTGAGCCAGCCAACCCTTTCGGGCTTACCGGTGAGGAGGCCTGCCAGCTGTGCTGGTATGCCGGCCTGAACGACAACCTGACCTCGCTGGGCATCTACGAGTACAACCCCGCCCTCGACGACCGCGAGCTAACTGCCATGACCGTGGCCACCATGATCTGGTATTTCATAGAGGGCTTCTACCACCGCAAGAACGAGACAGACTTCAACAGCCGCCACTTCACCAAGTATGCCGTGGCCTTCGCCGCCGACAACCCCGACCGCATGATCTTCTACAAGAGCCGCAGCAGCGAAAAATGGTGGCTGGAGGTGGAGCCCATGAGCCCTGACAAGGGCAGCCGCATTGTGCCCTGCAGCTACGAGGATTACCTGCAGGCCACCAAGGGCGAGGTTCCCAACCGCTGGATCATGACGCAGGCACGGATTGGTTAA
- a CDS encoding cytochrome b5 domain-containing protein has protein sequence MTLPEYTLQQLALRNGQDREDVWVAYQGVIYDVKKSRMWRNGRHYEHWAGQDLTEELADAPHNANVFDKFEAVGLVKNSAHRPAQNQQT, from the coding sequence ATGACTCTACCAGAATACACGCTGCAGCAATTGGCGCTGCGAAACGGGCAGGACCGCGAGGATGTATGGGTGGCCTACCAGGGCGTGATTTACGACGTAAAAAAGTCGAGGATGTGGCGCAACGGCAGGCATTATGAGCACTGGGCCGGACAGGACTTAACAGAAGAACTGGCTGATGCGCCACATAATGCCAATGTTTTTGATAAATTTGAGGCTGTAGGACTTGTTAAAAATTCTGCACACCGACCTGCGCAGAACCAACAGACGTAA
- a CDS encoding BadF/BadG/BcrA/BcrD ATPase family protein, whose amino-acid sequence MIIIADSGSTKTDWRIVTNDNVLSQAQTAGFNPMYQEADEIFQEINDVLLPQLSDKTPDAIYYYGAGCSSPERNQRVEDALRRVFPDALISVDHDLLAAARALCGRKPGIACILGTGSNTCLYDGTNITDNVPSLGFLLGDEGSGAYMGKLLMKAYLYRELPEDLATSLKNTYNLTKDGFLDTLYSSAIPSRYMATFARFMHDKQKHPVIHGMIYENFSEFFERHVVKYEGHQTLPVNFVGSISYYFSDILKQVAKKYGLHIETILQSPSEGLIKYHQELLQTFGAPKKV is encoded by the coding sequence ATGATAATTATAGCTGATAGCGGCTCAACAAAGACAGACTGGCGCATCGTGACGAACGATAACGTGCTGAGCCAGGCACAGACGGCAGGATTTAACCCGATGTACCAGGAGGCTGACGAGATTTTTCAGGAAATTAACGATGTGCTGCTGCCACAGCTAAGCGACAAAACCCCGGATGCTATCTATTACTACGGCGCCGGCTGCAGCTCGCCGGAGCGTAACCAGCGCGTAGAAGATGCCCTGCGCAGAGTTTTCCCGGATGCCCTTATCTCCGTGGACCACGACCTGCTGGCAGCGGCGCGCGCCCTTTGTGGCCGTAAGCCGGGCATAGCCTGTATCCTGGGCACCGGCTCCAATACCTGCCTCTACGACGGCACCAACATTACGGACAACGTGCCATCACTGGGCTTCCTGCTCGGCGACGAGGGCAGCGGCGCCTACATGGGCAAACTGCTGATGAAGGCGTACTTGTACCGCGAGCTGCCTGAAGATCTGGCTACTTCGCTGAAGAACACCTACAACCTCACCAAGGACGGCTTCCTGGATACGCTCTACAGCTCTGCCATCCCAAGCCGCTACATGGCTACGTTTGCCAGGTTCATGCACGACAAGCAGAAGCATCCCGTTATCCACGGCATGATCTACGAGAACTTCTCTGAGTTCTTCGAGCGCCACGTGGTAAAGTATGAGGGCCACCAGACACTGCCGGTGAACTTTGTGGGCTCCATCTCCTATTACTTCAGCGACATTCTGAAGCAGGTGGCCAAGAAGTATGGCCTGCACATCGAGACCATCCTACAGAGCCCCAGCGAAGGCCTGATCAAATACCACCAGGAACTGCTGCAGACGTTCGGCGCCCCTAAAAAAGTATAA
- the murQ gene encoding N-acetylmuramic acid 6-phosphate etherase, whose amino-acid sequence MSTTESASNYDRLEQMSVHELLVNINREDKTVPLAVEKAIPQIEALVNATVERLQQGGRLFYIGAGTSGRLGIVDASECPPTYGVPHGMVVGIIAGGDTAIRKAVEFAEDDEQQAWKDLQEHHISEKDIVVGIAASGRTPYVIGGLNACRERGITTGCIVCNAGSAVAAAAEFPVEVVTGAEFVTGSTRMKAGTAQKLALNMLTTSTMIKLGRVKGNKMVDMQLSNHKLVDRGIRMVMEELGVGRAEAGALLQKYGSVRAAVEAYRNGNGQ is encoded by the coding sequence GTGTCAACTACCGAATCAGCGTCTAACTACGACCGATTAGAGCAAATGAGCGTGCATGAGCTGCTCGTAAACATTAACCGCGAAGACAAAACCGTACCCCTTGCCGTTGAGAAAGCCATCCCGCAGATCGAGGCCCTGGTGAACGCCACCGTGGAGCGCCTGCAGCAGGGAGGCCGCCTGTTCTACATTGGTGCCGGCACCAGCGGCCGCCTGGGCATTGTGGATGCTTCGGAGTGCCCTCCTACCTACGGCGTGCCGCACGGCATGGTCGTGGGCATCATAGCGGGTGGTGACACGGCTATCCGCAAGGCGGTGGAATTTGCCGAGGACGATGAGCAGCAAGCCTGGAAGGACCTGCAGGAGCACCATATCTCGGAGAAGGATATCGTGGTGGGAATCGCCGCCTCGGGCCGCACCCCCTACGTGATCGGGGGCCTGAACGCCTGCCGCGAGCGCGGCATTACCACAGGCTGCATCGTTTGCAACGCAGGCAGTGCCGTGGCCGCCGCCGCCGAGTTTCCGGTGGAGGTTGTTACCGGAGCTGAGTTCGTGACCGGCAGCACCCGCATGAAAGCCGGCACGGCCCAAAAGCTTGCCCTCAACATGCTTACCACCTCTACCATGATAAAACTGGGCCGCGTAAAGGGCAACAAGATGGTTGACATGCAGCTCTCGAACCACAAACTGGTGGACCGCGGTATTCGAATGGTGATGGAAGAGTTGGGTGTGGGAAGAGCAGAGGCAGGAGCCTTGCTTCAAAAGTATGGCAGCGTGCGCGCCGCCGTAGAAGCCTACCGCAACGGAAACGGACAATAG
- a CDS encoding SpoIIAA family protein, giving the protein MVSIIQFEEDNLAGFHVQRYIDESGLRTIVHEMEEKAKVHDKVHLYFEFVSFGDWDSVQSFFDALKLKFHSWNKIARYAIVTDKDWVKKQSRLANFLTPHFEVMAFGMADKEQALAWLRQPATHQPEQGVSVLEAMPRHVVGLATLDGLSSDDYRTINHLLEEQARQSPDLRLYLEVLQPNGAAPDTMWEDLKHGVHYYEKFSKVAIAGHEEWLQRSGPYVPSNNVKFFKLDERDTAIDWLR; this is encoded by the coding sequence ATGGTATCGATTATTCAATTTGAGGAGGATAACCTTGCAGGTTTTCATGTGCAGCGCTATATTGACGAGTCCGGGCTGAGGACTATCGTGCATGAGATGGAGGAGAAGGCCAAAGTGCACGATAAGGTGCATCTGTACTTCGAATTCGTGAGCTTTGGCGACTGGGACAGCGTGCAATCGTTTTTTGATGCGCTGAAGCTCAAGTTCCATAGCTGGAACAAAATAGCCCGCTATGCCATTGTAACAGACAAAGATTGGGTGAAGAAGCAGTCGCGGCTAGCCAATTTCCTGACGCCGCACTTTGAGGTGATGGCCTTTGGGATGGCCGACAAGGAGCAGGCACTGGCGTGGCTGCGGCAGCCCGCTACCCATCAACCGGAGCAGGGCGTGTCGGTACTGGAGGCTATGCCCCGGCATGTGGTGGGGCTGGCGACGCTAGACGGCCTTTCCTCCGATGATTACCGTACGATAAACCATTTGCTGGAGGAACAGGCACGACAGAGCCCGGATCTGCGTTTGTACCTGGAGGTGCTGCAGCCCAACGGGGCCGCCCCGGATACCATGTGGGAAGACCTGAAGCATGGGGTGCACTACTACGAGAAGTTCAGCAAGGTAGCCATAGCCGGGCACGAGGAGTGGCTGCAGCGGTCGGGTCCGTATGTGCCTAGCAACAATGTAAAATTCTTTAAACTGGATGAGCGCGACACTGCCATAGACTGGCTACGGTAG
- the der gene encoding ribosome biogenesis GTPase Der, with translation MSSNIIAIVGRPNVGKSTLFNRLIGQRKAIMDNVSGVTRDRSYGHGDWTGKYFTVIDTGGYVHGSDDIFETEINRQVELAMNEADVILFMVDVDAGLTGLDEEFANVLRRTDKPVYVVANKADTNARMHQMGEFYALGVGIDIFPISSQSGSGTGELLDEVVKHFKDEGVEDPDAGIPKIAVLGRPNVGKSSFVNLLLGTERNIVTDIAGTTRDAIHARYNAFGKEFIIVDTAGLRRKSKVSEDIEFYSVLRSVRALEDADVCIVMLDATRGIEAQDVNIIALAEKNRKGIVILVNKWDLVEKDTHTTKQFEEEIYSRIAPIAYVPIIFTSVLTKQRIHKAIEVAMEVYDNKTRKIQTSKLNDLLLPDIERYPPPAIKGKFIKIKYITQLPTHNPTFAFFCNLPQYVKESYTRYLENRMREHFDFTGVPIRLLFKKK, from the coding sequence ATGTCATCAAACATCATTGCCATTGTAGGCCGCCCCAACGTGGGCAAGTCTACGCTTTTTAACCGCCTGATCGGCCAGCGTAAGGCCATCATGGACAACGTGAGCGGCGTAACCCGCGACCGCAGCTATGGCCACGGCGACTGGACCGGCAAATATTTCACCGTGATAGACACCGGTGGCTACGTGCACGGCTCCGACGATATTTTTGAGACCGAGATCAACCGCCAGGTAGAGCTGGCCATGAACGAGGCCGACGTGATACTTTTTATGGTAGACGTGGATGCCGGCCTCACCGGCCTGGACGAGGAGTTTGCCAACGTGCTGCGTCGTACCGATAAGCCGGTATACGTTGTGGCCAACAAAGCCGATACCAACGCACGCATGCACCAGATGGGCGAATTCTACGCGCTGGGTGTAGGCATCGATATTTTCCCGATCTCCTCGCAGAGCGGCTCCGGAACCGGCGAGCTGCTGGACGAGGTGGTGAAGCACTTTAAGGACGAAGGCGTGGAGGACCCGGATGCCGGTATTCCCAAGATCGCCGTGCTGGGCCGCCCGAACGTAGGTAAATCGTCTTTCGTGAACCTGCTGCTGGGCACGGAGCGCAACATCGTGACCGATATTGCCGGCACCACCCGCGATGCCATCCATGCCCGTTACAATGCGTTTGGCAAGGAGTTCATTATCGTGGATACTGCCGGTCTTCGCCGCAAGAGCAAGGTGAGCGAGGATATTGAGTTTTACTCGGTGCTGCGCTCGGTGCGTGCCTTGGAGGACGCCGATGTGTGTATTGTGATGCTGGATGCCACGCGCGGCATTGAGGCGCAGGACGTGAACATCATTGCCCTGGCTGAGAAAAACCGCAAAGGCATTGTGATACTAGTAAACAAGTGGGACCTGGTGGAGAAAGACACCCATACCACCAAGCAGTTTGAAGAGGAGATTTATAGCCGCATCGCGCCGATCGCCTACGTGCCGATCATCTTCACCTCGGTGCTGACCAAGCAGCGTATCCACAAAGCCATTGAGGTGGCCATGGAGGTATACGACAACAAGACGCGCAAGATCCAGACCTCCAAGCTGAACGACCTGCTGCTGCCGGACATTGAGCGTTACCCGCCGCCAGCCATCAAAGGTAAGTTTATCAAGATCAAGTACATCACGCAGCTGCCGACGCACAACCCTACGTTCGCGTTTTTCTGCAACCTGCCGCAGTACGTAAAGGAGTCGTACACGCGCTATCTGGAGAACCGCATGCGGGAGCACTTCGACTTTACCGGTGTGCCGATCAGGCTGCTGTTCAAGAAAAAGTAA
- the era gene encoding GTPase Era: MAETPHKAGFVSIVGKPNVGKSTLMNALVGEKLSIITSKAQTTRHRIMGILNGDDFQIVYSDTPGIIKPQYALHESMMGFVRTSLEDADIILFVTDIYEKHDEDDVIKRLKYAEVPILLLINKIDQATEEEVNEKVAYWKEHMNPTEILPISALHNFGLDHLFGRLLHYLPEHPAFYPKDELTDKPERFFVSEMIREKIFLNYKKEIPYSCEVVVEEFKEEEDIIRIRAEISVERRSQKGIVIGNKGEALKKVGTQARLDMEDFFQKKIFLDLYVRVNENWRTDQKLLRRFGYREE, translated from the coding sequence ATGGCCGAAACACCGCACAAAGCCGGTTTTGTAAGTATAGTGGGCAAACCGAATGTGGGTAAATCCACGCTGATGAACGCGCTGGTGGGCGAGAAACTCTCCATCATCACCTCAAAGGCACAAACCACGCGGCACCGCATCATGGGTATTTTGAACGGAGACGACTTCCAGATCGTTTACTCCGACACGCCTGGCATCATCAAGCCGCAGTACGCACTGCACGAGTCGATGATGGGTTTTGTGCGCACCTCGCTCGAGGACGCCGATATCATCCTTTTTGTGACGGACATTTACGAGAAGCACGACGAGGACGACGTGATCAAGCGCCTGAAGTACGCCGAGGTGCCCATCCTGCTGCTCATCAATAAGATAGACCAGGCCACTGAGGAGGAGGTGAACGAGAAGGTAGCCTACTGGAAAGAGCACATGAACCCGACTGAGATCCTGCCGATCTCGGCTCTCCATAACTTCGGCCTGGACCATTTATTCGGGCGCTTGCTGCATTACCTGCCCGAGCATCCTGCCTTTTATCCCAAGGATGAACTCACAGATAAGCCCGAGCGTTTCTTTGTGTCGGAGATGATCCGCGAGAAGATCTTCCTCAACTATAAAAAAGAGATTCCCTACAGCTGCGAGGTGGTGGTAGAGGAGTTTAAGGAAGAGGAGGACATCATCCGGATCCGGGCTGAGATCAGTGTGGAGCGGCGCAGCCAGAAAGGCATCGTGATCGGCAACAAAGGGGAGGCGCTGAAAAAAGTAGGCACGCAGGCCCGCCTCGATATGGAGGACTTCTTCCAGAAAAAGATATTTCTTGATTTATACGTGCGCGTGAACGAGAACTGGCGGACAGACCAGAAGCTGCTTCGGCGCTTCGGCTACCGCGAAGAGTAG